A single genomic interval of Oncorhynchus mykiss isolate Arlee chromosome 13, USDA_OmykA_1.1, whole genome shotgun sequence harbors:
- the LOC110485858 gene encoding interferon gamma receptor 1-like, which produces MMLAFCRSLIFLMVLVTAVSTLVPPPENVTVSCNNLQTTVDWNHSELLHRPLFKLKITGDHSSWENSTKQHHYDLSPLMWNAKELDRYFVKITAIDEMEESASQKSSIFTFNRYLTADIHCKLDFPAVKVSMKDMKVTVSFDNPYHLYTELKESRMGDDDKRFLSQVTYENTNHTFECQIEDKVCRHDFTVLGNKEKYCVSLEGNSMGHRVMFNRKGPICVNEDKTVSLESFLPLIIIGIVAFVVFVTIRLCKRSMRKRNLSNFPKTLASILSNSHDKNIMDLQFEIIAHISGIEPVTTTSQSLLETSEEEQEPVESPTNSVGFSANPFSSGQVGEGLSDSRSQLRTELQVTQPYSVLLCGDDSEESEDMDSTASGYDRQHIPLQEVEVEMSAGDVVVGYGFV; this is translated from the exons ATGATGTTGGCTTTTTGTCGTTCATTGATATTCCTAATGGTTTTGGTCACGGCGGTTTCCACACTGG TTCCACCTCCAGAAAATGTGACAGTGAGCTGTAACAACTTACAGACAACTGTTGATTGGAACCACAGTGAACTGCTTCATCGACCTCTCTTCAAATTGAAAATAACTGGTGATCACAG ttCGTGGGAGAATTCCACTAAACAGCATCATTATGACCTCTCCCCCTTGATGTGGAATGCTAAAGAACTGGATCGCTACTTTGTGAAGATAACGGCCATTGATGAAATGGAGGAATCAGCATCTCAGAAGTCCTCGATATTCACATTTAATAGATACCTTACAGCTGACATCCACT GCAAGTTGGATTTCCCTGCTGTAAAAGTGTCAATGAAGGATATGAAGGTCACAGTGAGCTTCGACAACCCCTACCACCTGTACACAGAACTGAAAGAGTCTCGCATGGGTGACGATGACAAACGCTTCCTATCCCAAGTAACCTATGAAAAT ACTAATCACACGTTTGAGTGCCAGATAGAAGACAAAGTCTGCCGTCATGACTTCACAGTCCTGGGGAACAAGGAGAAGTACTGTGTTAGTCTGGAGGGGAATTCAATGGGCCACCGAGTTATGTTCAACAGAAAAGGGCCCATCTGTGTCAATGAAGACA AAACAGTTTCACTGGAATCATTTttgccattgatcatcattgGCATTGTGGCCTTTGTAGTCTTTGTGACAATAAGACTCTGCAAGAGAAGCATGCGGAAAAGAAACTTGTCCAATTTCCCAAAGACTTTG GCTTCAATCTTATCAAACTCACACGACAAGAATATAATGGACCTGCAATTTGAGATCATAGCGCACATCAGTGGCATAGAACCAGTTACCACCACATCCCAGAGCCTGTTGGAAACTTCAGAAGAGGAGCAGGAACCGGTTGAGAGTCCGACCAATAGCGTTGGATTTTCGGCTAACCCCTTTAGTTCTGGGCAGGTGGGAGAGGGCTTATCGGACAGCAGGAGCCAATTACGGACTGAGCTTCAGGTGACACAGCCATACTCTGTGCTGCTGTGTGGAGATGACTCCGAGGAATCAGAGGACATGGATTCCACAGCTTCTGGCTATGACAGACAACACATTCCTCTAcaagaggtggaggtggagatgagtGCAGGAGATGTAGTGGTGGGCTAtggctttgtgtga
- the LOC118938546 gene encoding small integral membrane protein 28-like: protein MRTLLDSSWIKFGPAGRGSIDWVTGSPSPPMVERQLQGDNWNELNLEQEGRSGLLLYVVLPVASLLMLGLLVLLAYWRCSPPKLSLDLQDPESSAEFLSSLTGHGERRTSTSSDMSDSMFVMVYLPPPYEETLTKITRATSLTSRKESMNIEDLEARLCPEIKSSGRYV, encoded by the exons ATGAGAACGCTACTGGACAGCAGCTGGATAAAGTTTGGGCCAGCCGGCAGAGGGTCCATTGATTGGGTGACTGGGTCACCTTCTCCCCCAATGGTGGAGAGACAGTTACAG GGCGACAACTGGAATGAGCTGAACCTCGAGCAGGAAGGGAGGTCAGGGCTGCTCCTCTACGTGGTCCTCCCCGTCGCCTCCCTCCTCATGCTGGGCCTCCTGGTACTCCTGGCTTACTGGAGGTGCTCCCCTCCAAAGCTCAGCCTGGACCTCCAGGACCCCGAGAGCAGCGCGGAGTTTCTCTCCTCGCTCACCGGCCACGGCGAACGCCGCACCAGCACCAGCTCTGACATGTCGGACAGCATGTTCGTCATGGTCTACCTGCCGCCGCCCTACGAGGAGACGCTGACCAAGATCACACGcgccaccagtctgaccagtcGGAAAGAGTCCATGAACATAGAGGACCTGGAGGCCCGGCTGTGTCCGGAGATCAAGTCCAGTGGACGCTACGTGTGA